In Haliotis asinina isolate JCU_RB_2024 chromosome 11, JCU_Hal_asi_v2, whole genome shotgun sequence, the genomic stretch CATTGGTGCTACATTAGGTgggacagtcaagtaccctacagtggCCGCAGCATGGAAATAAGTGGAACAGTAAAGTACCATACAGTggctgcagcatggaaataggtgggacagtcaagtaccctacagtggccgcagcatggaaataggtgTGACAGTCAAGTACCCAACAGTggctgcagcatggaaataggtgagacagtcaagtaccctacagtggctgcagcatggaaataggtgAGACAGTCAAGTAGCCTACAGTGGCTGCAGCATGTAAATAGGTGAgacagtcaagtaccctacagtggccgcagcatggaaataggtggaACAGTCAAGTAACCAACAGTggctgcagcatggaaataagtggaacagtcaagtaccctacagtggCCGCAGCATGGAAATAAGTGGGACAGTAAAGTACCCTACAGTGGCCAcagcatggaaataggtggaACAGTCAAGTAACCAACAGTGgccgcagcatggaaataggtggaacagtcaagtaccctacagtggccgcagcatggaaataggcgggacagtcaagtaccctacagtggCCGTAGCATGGAAATAAGTGGAacagtcaagtaccctacagtagccgcagcatggaaataggtggGACAGTCAAGTAACCAACAGTGGCCGCAGCACGGAAATAGGTGGAACAGTCAAGTAACCAACAGTGgccgcagcatggaaataggtggaacagtcaagtaccctacagtggccgcagcatggaaataggcgggacagtcaagtaccctacagtggccgcagcatggaaataagtggaacagtcaagtaccctacagtggCCGCAGCATGGAAATAAGTGGGACAGTAAAGTACCCTACAGTGgccgcagcatggaaataggtggaacagtcaagtaccctacagtagccgcagcatggaaataggtggGACAGTCAAGTAACCAACAGTggctgcagcatggaaataagtggaacagtcaagtaccctacagtggccgaagcatggaaataggtggaacagtcaagtaccctacagtggccgcagcatggaaataagtggaacagtaaagtaccctacagtggccccagcatggaaataggtgggacagtcaagtaccctacaatggctgcagcatggaaataagtgggacagtcaagtaccctacagtggccgcagcatggaaataggtggGACAGTCAAGTACCATACAGTGTctgcagcatggaaataagtgggacagtcaagtaccctacagtggctgcagcatggaaataaATGGGACAGTAAAGTACCCTACAATggctgcagcatggaaataggtggGACAGTAAAGTACCCTACAGTGGCTGCAGCATGGCAATAAGTgggacagtcaagtaccctacagtggccgcagcatggaaataggtggaacagtcaagtaccctacagtggCCACAGCATGGAAATAAGTGGGACAGTAAAGTACCCTACAGTGgccgcagcatggaaataggtggGACAGCCAAGTAACCAACAGTggctgcagcatggaaataagtggaacagtcaagtaccctacagtggctgcagcatggaaataagtgtgacagtcaagtaccctacagtggctgcagcatggaaataggtgTGACAGTCAAGTAGCCTACAGTggctgcagcatggaaataggtgggacagtcaagtaccctaaagtggctgcagcatggaaataggtgTGACAGTCAAGTACCATACAGTGGGcgcagcatggaaataggtgtgacagtcaagtaccctaaagtggctgcagcatggaaataggtggaacagtcaagtaccctacagtggctgcagcatggaaataggtgggacagtcaagtaccctacaatggctgcagcatggaaataggtggGACAGTCCAGTAATTCACCAGAAATCCAGGGACAATAGCACACAGACAGATTTGGTTGAAGCTAAAAAAGAAAAATTTGGGACATTGCTTGTAGAAAAGCAAAGGTTCTAATGCACATATGTAAATTTGTTTTGCACCACTAAGTGGGTGGGAGACAGTCTGTTATACCTCATAAATGCTGCTCATATAACGAAGTCATTGGTGTTACATTTCTACTCAGGCATGTAATCATCTGCTGTAGAAGGACTGGATGGAGAAGAAGACTATATAGGTGAGAACAGAGTGGGGAAGAGCTCAAATACTTTTCTTAACTTTTGAAGATACTGCCATGACTGCTGAGTGCTGTATGACAAGGAGATAGACTTCAGAATCCAACATAGCTGAACGGCATACAGGAACACTGTATTTCCATGCGTTGTGACACCACTGGTCTCTGACATCTGGTCTGACAGGTGATCTGACCAAGTACTGGTCACCCCTTCTTTGTGACTAGGCAGTGCAGACAAGAAGAAAGCTTTATATTCCAGTACGCATATATACATGAGTGAATGCACATAATTTCCAAATGCAGTGAGTGCCAGTTCCAAACTTCATGTTGAAAGCAGACCTTTTACACACATTATTTACTACACTGGCAATTAAACAGACACCCTTGGCCTTGGAAGACATAAACCCTGCCAGAGGAACACAAAGTTGTCAAAAAAATGTCAGCTACACCCATGACACTTGTCACCCAGGACATGCCATACATGCTTTACTCTCACAACCATGTTAGTGTAAGAGTATATCAACAGTATGTAACAGTGTGTCAATGAGGGCATGCCATACATGCTTTACTTTCACAACCCATTACGTGTAACAGTGTATCAACAGTGTATGTAACAGTGTGTGAATCTATGTGAAACAGTGAGTGTCAACAAGAAAATGCCATGCATTCTTTACTTTCACAACCCATTACGTGTAACAGTGTATCAACAGTGTAtgtaacagtgtgtgaaactatGTGAAACATTGTGTGTCAACAAGAAAATGCCATGCATTCTTTACTTTCACAACCCATTACGTGTAACAGTGTATCAACAGTGTAtgtaacagtgtgtgaaactatGTGAAACATTGTGTGTCAACAAGAAAATGCCATGCATTCTTTACTTTCACCACCCATTATGTGTAACAGTGTATCAACAGTGTAtgtaacagtgtgtgaaactatGTAAAACATTGTGTGTCAACAAGAAAATGCCATACATGCTTTACTTTCACAACCCATTACGTGTAACAGTGTATCAACAGTGTACgtaacagtgtgtgaaactatGTGAAACATTGTGTGTCAACAAGAAAATGCCATGCATGCTTTACTTTCACAACCCTGTAGGTGTAACAGTGTGTCAATGTGTCACAGTGTATGTATCAGAATATGTTGCCACATGTAATACAGTGTGGCATATAGTACATGTTACAGTATGTGATACAGTGTGGGATGTAGTGTAAGTTACAGTATGTGATACAGCATGTGATATAGGGCATGTAACTGTATGTGATACAGTGTGGAATATTGTGTACGTTTCAATATATGACATAGTGTGGAATTTTGTGTATGTTTCAGTATCTGACATAGTGTGGAATACAGTATATGGTACAGTATATGATATACTATGGGATACAGTACATGTTACTGTATGTGATACAGCGCAGAATATGGTATATGGTACAGTATGTGATATAGGGCAGAATATAGTGTATGTGACAGCATATGATACACTATGGTATACAGACAGTTACAGTGCATGTTACAGTATATGATACTGTATGTGACACAATGTGGAATATAGTATATGGTACAGTATGTGATACACTGTGGGATACAATGCAGTATATGATGCCATgtaggagtgagtgggtgagtttagttttaagctgcatttagcaatgttccagcaatatcatggcaggggacaccagaaaatgggcttcacacattgtatccatgtggggaatcgaaccccggttataggcatgatgagcaaacactttaaccattaggcatCCCCACCGCCCCCATTTCAAGTAGGACATAGCATAAGATGCAATGCATGCTAGAGCATATCGTGTACCATCTGACACTCACTCTCTATCTGTTAACAGTAGCAGACATATCAATACGTGAATAACAAAGTCAGCAGATATTTGCTGCACCTGTCTTATCTTCCATATcaatcaacagcatcaacatcacCTTTTCCAAAACATCAATAATTCATATTATTTTCCAAACTTGTTTCACACAGACAGATGGCATGTTTTTCTTGTCATTAATGACAAGGCTAATGTCTGTAGTTGCTAATTCAAAAAAAATAGCACAAAACACTCGCAAAGCATCTTATCACAGGaaatcacagtcacagttgtacATATGGAGAATACCGCAAACAAAGGAAAATCACGGGATGAAAAATTCCCTTGTTCACCACAGATTTGAAAGGACAATTCTAACTGTTTAAGTTTAAATGGAATAGAGATTTAAGTGACAAGAGTAGTTACTGAGCTGTGAAGAGTTTACGACAGAACTGGGATTCAGAGCTTGGTATTTCTGAGTCAGGCACACAACATGAGTCAAAGTCAGACAATATGAATAAACCAAAATGTTAAAATCCATATACAGCAAAAGCAAGATACCTTATGGACGACAACTTCTTTGTTCAGTAACAGCTTCATTAATCATTATTGAGACTTCCCTCACCCTGCTATCAGCAGAAAGAGCTTTGGACACTTGGCCTGGGCAGCCACAGCCATTATGTAAAAGGACAAAGTTTCAGTCTAGACGGTCACACCAGTATGTGCAGGGTTACAGTTTCAGTCTAGACGGTCACATCAATATGTGCTGGGTCAACGATTCAGTCTAGACAGTCACACCAGTAtgtaaagtcactcactcactcactcactcactcactcactgattcagtcTACATAGTCACAAGAATATGTGCAGGGTCAAAGATTCAGTTTGGACAGTCACACCAATTTGTGCTGAGTCAAAGATTCAGTCTAGACAGTCACACCAGTATGTAAAGGGACAAAGATTCAGTCTACATAGTCACATCAATATGTGCAGGGTCAAAGAATCAGTCTAGACAGTCATACCAGTATGTAAAGGGACAAAGATTTCGTCTACATAGTCACACGAATATGTGCATGGTCAAAAATTCAGTCTAGATGGTCACACCGATATGCGCATACAGTTCAAAACATATGCATACGGAATAAATTCATAACAACTGCTTGTGTATTGAAAAAGACATTGACTGCGATCACGTTGTACTGATAGTGTAGGAATCATTTCCACTATATTGAAGTTGTTTCCACAGAAAGTGAGAAAATGCAAAGGGCACCATTTCAGGGTTTATCTGTCATATCTGCaaatttttgttgaaaaatatataatagtTTTCAGGTTGGACGGACAGGTATGTATACACGTTCTCTACAACTGTGATCATTTTTTTTCTAACATGCCAGCTATATGCAGTTCAGGATGGAACTGTTACAGCATTATACATGCTCTGAAAGTTCTCTTAAATCTGGCATACTTGTCAACAACAAATATGCACATGTGGCAGCATACTGCCTGGTCACAATCAGGGGTTTACATTTTTCAGATATGCTATGAAAACAAAAAGCATGAAAAGATGTCCGCACACAGCTATTTCACACGAATGCTATGTTACTATTATGTTGATGTTATTTCACCTACCATCAATTTTCCACATGGCAGCTAACTCTTTTTGCCATGACAAAGATTCCAAAACCTGTCAATttatattgtaatattttgcAGCCTAAATTTTGTGAAGTTCGAACATATGTGGTTAGGTACACCATCCAACTTCATGTTCAGTTACTTAAATGTGTCATTTTTAAGATGCCTGTACATGCCTGTACATTTACACGTGTACTGGTATGTTCATGGCTTCATTCAGTTCTTCTGACATTATAGGTGTTGGATTTGGAACAATCATAACTACCACTTTGGTACACAATAAACTTACTCATGTTCATACGACCTTCAACACAATGTACCTACTGGGGAGATACCAGCTGATTGTGTAGATACAAGGGACACAACAAGGATCATAGATACAAGGGACACACTGAGGAACTTAGATACAAGGGGCACACTGAGGGATATGGAAACAAGGGACACACTGAGGGACATGGATATAAGGGACACAACAAGGAACATGAATATAAGGGACACACTGAGGGACATGGATACAAGGGACACACTGATAAACATAGATACAAGGGACACAACAAGGAACATGGATACAAGGAACACAACAAGGAACATGGATACAAGGGACACAACAAGGATCATAGATACAAGGGACACACTGAGGAACATAGATACAAGGGGCACACTGAGGGACATGGAAACAAGGGACACACTGAGGGACATGGATATAAGGGACACAACAAGGAACATGAATATAAGGGACACACTGAGGGACATGGATACAAGGGACACACTGAGAAACATAGATACAAGGGACACAACAAGgaacatggagtgagtgagtgagtttagttttacgccgcactcagcaatattacagctatatggcggcggtctgtaaataatcgagtctggaccagacaatccagtgatcaacaacatgagcatcgatctgcgcaattgggaaccgatgacacgcgtcaaccaagtcagcgagcctgaccacccgatcccgttagtcgcctcttacgacaagctgagtcaccttttatggcaagcatgggttgctgaaggcctattctaccccgggaccttcacgggtcacaaggAACATGGATAAAAGGAACACAACAAGGAACATGGATACGATGGACACACTGAGGAACATGGATACAAGGGACACAACAAGGAACATGGATACAAGGGACACACTGAGGAACATGGATACAAGGGGCACAATGAGGAACATGGATACAAGAGGCACAACAAGGAACATGGATACAAGGGACACAACAAGGAATGTCAATACAAGGGACACACTGAGGAACATGAATACAAGGGGCACACTGAGGGACATAGATACAAGGGACACACTGAGGAACATGGATACAAGGGACACACTGATAAACATGGATACAAGGGACACAATAAGGAATGTCAATACAAGGGACACACTGAGGGACATGGATACAAGGGGCACACTGAGGGACATAGATACAAGGGACACAACAAGGAACATGGATACAAGGGACACAACAAGGAACATCAATACAAGGGACACACTGAGGGACATGGATACAAGGGGCACAATGAGGGACATGGATACAAGGGGCACGCTGAGGAACATAGATACAAGGGGCACAACAAGGAACATAGATACAAGGGACACACTGAAAAACATGGATACAAGGGGCACACTGAGGGACATGGATACAAGGGACACACTGAGGAACATGGATACAAGGGACACAACAAGGACCATGGATGCAAGGGGCACACTGAGGGACATGGATATAAGGGACACACTGCGGGACATGGATACAAGGGACACACTGAGGAACATGGATACAAGGGACACAACAAGGAACATGGATACAAGGGACACACTGAAGAACATAGATACAACGGACACACTGAGGGACATGGATACAAGGGGCACACTGAGGGACATGGATACAAGGGGCACACTGAGGGGCATGGCTTTCAATGATGCAGGTCTCAGAGACCTACCAGTTTGATGACATCAGAAGCAAGTGTATTTGATGTGAGTATTCCGGAAGCATTGACCTACCTTTTGGCAGTATTCTGTTGAGGAAACCCTCCTGCTTCTCTGGCTTGGGGCCTTCATTGTGGTCCACACGGgcgttattgttgttgttgttgcagttGGCAGCAGACATTGTGGTGCAATCAGTGAAGTACATAAGCAGGAAGACGTCCAGCATGACCCACACCATCGAGGTGGCTATGATCACCTTGCAGTACTGGAACTTGAGGCGTCGACTTGCCATCTTGACACAGGCAGGCTACACTACAACACAGCTAAGGGCAAATCTGTCTCTGTTCTGGCTGATGCTGAACACCATGTACACCCAACCTCCTGGCATAAGTAGTTGGGCCTACTTTGTAGATACCACCAACATGCTGGACAGTAGtctcatatatacatacataaattaCTGAAGCCAACTGTAACTCCTGATTCTGAGAATGTCACAAGATGGGGGAGCCACTTTCATATCCACTGCTCACAGTGCTGAAAAAAACATCACACCCACATTGCAGTTATGATTTAACACAAACTGTATTGTGTTCCACAtcagtaaatatatttcagGCAATAAGGCAGGAACTAGTCCTGCTTATCACTAAGCTGAAGCTAACACAGGACGATCTAACAACTCCAAAGAATAGGACGGCCTTGTTGACACAGGTAAAGTCAACATCATCCACACCATGTCCGTCGTTAAGTCAAGTTGTTCGATGTATTCTCATTACAATTAGTTACATGTTAGCTGCATGCAAGTTAGTGACTTACCTTGCCTTGGTGGTGGTTTACACAACTTCCGGTGCATGACAGTGGTCGCAGCAAACTGGACATccacactgtatctgtccaaCGTGGCGGTTTTGCAGTTGGCCAACAGGCGGAGTGATTGAGGTCAGTCGAGGTGTTTGTCACTTCCCAGCTGCCATTCCAACGCTTGGTTAAACATCGATGCAGACACctgcaaacaaaacaataaaaataaacacaGCTCAACAAACACGTTCACCGATTGTGGTAGAGATTGAGTGTTAAGAACTTGCCCTGGCTTCACTCACGGCACATCTCACATTAAATCTGCTTGGCCTATAAAAACCTGTGACTGTGCGGCTGTTAGCTACGTTGTTACGTTTCAGCTGATCATCACTGAATACCTGCATAATATAGTAACACAGGTGGCTTCAAGAATAAGCTGCGACCAGCATAACACATGAGTGAGGACTGATGCTGTAATGCTCATCTTGACTGCTTGTGACCAACGGCAATGTTGCAATGTGATACTGGGGTGAAAACATATTTGGTCAGTTAGCTGACAAATCAGTGCCTGTCTTAAAGGACAGACACATAAATACAGGCTGTGCAACTTAAAAAGCATGCTTTGCGGCTTTTAGAACAAGTTGGGTAATTCATAAGACAAGACATCTGACCAGGATAAACTCTGGCACTTGTGGGACAACACCTATTTGGCCTGCACAACATGCCTGAAACCTGCAGGGCAAGCTTGTATCATACGAAGCACCGTGGTACCTACAGGACAAGCCTGTATCAGAGAGAGAGCACAAGTCTTTGGGGCTGGCCACAAACACTGATAGTGATAATCGGAAATATCATTGACAGGAAATGTTGTTAATgattatcaatatcaatatgaaaattctGCCACACATAATATGGTACATAAAATTGTGTAAAACAATATGGTTTTGATTTACtcacacaatacacaaagtTGGTCTTAATTCACAGGCAGATTCCAGATTATGTTTTGTTAGTAATCCATGCATGAACATAGCACCACTCACTGTGGTGAAACATTCACTGACTTCAAATGTGTTTTTGCATTTATGCTCAAAGTTACTTCGCTGATATATATTTATAGGcaatcaataaatattttgttaaccATTATCGATCCCTAAGATCTATGCTGATAGCCAAACCTACCTGTTGCTGAAGTACCTACAAAATATGTCTATGGCAACTGACAAACAGGTATGTGGTACCCAAAGGCCAACTCTGTGGCACCTGTACAAGAAAGGTTCACTCCCACAGGACAGTCTTCCCAAAAGAGAGACCTCCCAGAAGACGGACTCAGTGAGTACACTAATTGGCTGACCCATGCTGCCCACCCCTACTTAGTTAATGAGCTGATCCAGAGTCACTACAGACTATAACACACACTTCTACCTCCTTGACCATTCTCCATTTATTGACCCATCACTACCAGAATAAATTCAATCCAATTCTTTTGGTTACCTGGTGATGAACATGAAAATACCAGTATACATTCTTAGTGGAGACAGGGAAGTTGATTTGGTACATATATAAGCGTAACTAGAACATGCAAACACAGTTTACAGCAAGTTTTGTCATAAGTTAACTTAAGCCTTAATAGGAATCCACCAAGATTACAAAGCCGCTTAACTTTTTATGTACTCAAGAGCTGGACAAGTTTGAAAACTGATGGCTTTTTCTAATCATAAGGCTTAAAGTACAATTTCCTTAAATCTTGATAAACAGGacatctgaaacaaaatggacTTCATCCTCTATGTAACTGGAACAGGACAATCATgttctatattttatgtgttATAATACCTTCCTGTTTCACTATGTAAGTTTCGAGAAGgaagtcggaattttacaaatattttgcaTAAATTGCAGGAATTGATTTCTTAAGATAATATTGCATGAATGTATCAATAATATGTTTACACAACCTACACCTAGTAACACTGGACAACTGTCTTTGAATAAAGTGGAAAGCATGATCAATGAGTCTTGTTTAGTGACAGGCAGATAAGAGACATACAATTCTTGCTTACCATATATCACCAAAAAGAGTTCCCATATGTCATAATTTAAAAATTATAATTCATTACACAAATTATTAAAACTACAGTTAACGCCTAATGTCGTCTTTTTTATCTGGGCACATACCATTATTATTAAGGGTACAGGTTAATTAAGCCTTATGCAaccaaccataaaatgtgttgttttgagAAGTCTGTCTTTTGGGAGGTCTGTCTTATGGGAAGGTACCATGACAAGTCTGTGGCACCTGTAGGACACATCTAGGACAAGTCTGTCACACCTGTAGGACATGTCTGTGGGACCTATAGTACAAATTTGAGGTACCTGTAGGAAAAGCCTGTGGCACCTATAGGACAAGTCTGTGGCACCTGTAGGAAAGATATACGGCACCACTGAAAAACGAGTCTATGGCATCTACAGGGCAAGTCTGTGGCACCTGTAGGACACATCTAGGACAAGTCTGTCACACCTGTAGGACAAGTCTGTAGAACCTATAGTACAAACTTGAGGCATCTGTAGATAAAGCCTGTGGCGCCTACAAGGCAAGTCTGTGGCAGGTGTAGGGCAAGTCCATGGCACGTATAAGACAAGTCTGCGGCACCTGTACAAAAGGTTTCAGAATTTTACACAGCACACAAATGCGGAGAATGAATGCAGAACCCCAAAACCCTACCCTGCATCAGGACTAGTCATCTGTGTCTTATTTCATCAACCAGTCATCACTGTGCCTAAGGTAATGCTGGTAACATGCGTTACCAGCATGCCAACATGGTGGCAGGTAGATCGCTTGGCGATCATTTCCCTCGAATTAGCAATCTTCCACATGTACCAgtatacaatcaaaattatttagcaCACTGATAAACCTTAATGGTGTAAATACATTGAAAGCACTGAAGTTGCTTACTAATGTCTGTGTGTTGAAGAATAAGCATTTTTTAAATGACGCATTCTAAATCAGTAGTATCCAGACTCggtgatatccagactttgagTTCTGAATTGAAAACTACAAACTGTATCTTCGTGATGTATTTGGACATGGTTTCGATATCAAAGTGAAAGTTGAAGGGGGCAGACATAACTGTACAATTTAAGGATGAATGTACCTAAGGTAAATTGCCTTCACATTCACTGATGGCAAGCTAGACGTAGTGCATAATTATGTACAGTATGGTGAAGAAGTTACTGTTGGAATGTTATACAAGTTGGCTATATGTTAACACCTTTTGTATTATGTTGCATCATCACACTGTGGAATCAAACAACATACATAGCTAGCTGACACCCAGGCAACATGTGCATTAAAACAGTAGCCTGTGCATAGATACATAGGAAGCCCGCCTATGCCTGAACAACAAGACATAGGTCTAACAATCTAACAACATCATTTGCTTAtcatttgggaaccaatgacaaggGCCATAAGCCATGGTGTGTTTATTGTGGTCATTGAACTCTCTGTTAGTGTGGGAAATATGAATCGATATAACGCAAAAAATAAATTAGTTGCTTCTGATATCTGTAGTGTTTTGACAATAAAACTACTGGATAAACATTTCCTATGATGAGAAAGGGAAGACAGAAAGGTTCCTTTTCGTGTAAAGTTGCCCTTTAACTGAAGAAGTGCTTACTTTACTGGTTAGTAATTTGGCATCTCTAACTGCCTACAAATATCAACATAATTACAGAGTCTCAATTAATGGTTAGCAGTAATTACTTTATGGATTAGTAATTTGCTAACGTCTCAGAGAGCCAATTTATTTTGCTAGTGTCTCAGACAACCAATCTCTTTTGCTAGTGTCTCAGACAACCAATCTATGTTGCTTATGTCTCCGACAGCCAATCTATTTTGCTATTGTCTCAGATGGCCAATCTATTTTGCTAGTGTCTCAGGCAGCCAAACTATTTTGCTAGTGTCTCAGATAGCCAATCTAGTTTGCTAGTGTCTCAGATGGCCAATCTATTTTGCTATTGTCTCAGACAACCAATCTATTTTGCTAGTGTCTCAGGCAGCCAAACTATTTCGCTAGTGCCTCAGATAGCCAATCTGTTTTGCTAGTGTCTCAGATAGCCAGTCTAATTAGCTTGTGTCTTAGACAGCCAACATACTTTGCTAGTGTCTCAGACAACCAATCCATTTGCTAAAGtctcagacaacaaatctaatttgGTAATGTCTCACCCAAACTAAAGAGGGAACACCCGAACTGCACCTAAAACACCTAAAGTGAACCTATAACACCCAATCTGACCACGGAACACCGAAACTGAATCTAGAACATCTAAGTATCCGCTCGCAGGACATAAAGACACCTGATTATGTTTAGCCCTGATATGTATTATGAGTAAGATAACATTTCACCTTGTACAGGCCTGTTTCTTAATGCAGCTCCAACCACGACTGTAACATTGCTACATTCAGCATTTACCCCTACATACACCAAGTTCTCTATGACCTATATGTATTAAATGCAGCATGTATAAACAGTTGAAGCTGCTGATGAATGACTCACCCCTCT encodes the following:
- the LOC137256394 gene encoding uncharacterized protein gives rise to the protein MPLSVPLCVRCIYVLQCVPCIHVPCCVPCIHVPQCVPCIHRAPCIHVPHCAPCIHVPQCVPCIDVPCCVPFPS